Proteins from a single region of Urocitellus parryii isolate mUroPar1 chromosome 4, mUroPar1.hap1, whole genome shotgun sequence:
- the B3gat3 gene encoding galactosylgalactosylxylosylprotein 3-beta-glucuronosyltransferase 3 gives MKLKLKNVFLAYFLVSIAGLLYALVQLGQPCDCLPPLRAAAEQLRQKDLRISELQADLRRPPPAPAQPPEPEALPTIYVITPTYARLVQKAELVRLSQTLSLVPRLHWLLVEDSDGPTPLVSGLLSASGLLFTHLAVLTPKAQRLREGEPGWVRPRGVEQRNKALEWLRGRGGAVGGEKDPPPPGTQGVVYFADDDNTYSRELFEEMRWTRGVSVWPVGLVGGLRFEGPRVQDGRVVGFHTAWEPNRPFPVDMAGFAVALPLLLAKPSAQFDATAPRGHLESSLLSHLVDPKDLEPRAANCTRVLVWHTRTEKPKMKQEEQLQRQGRGSDPAIEV, from the exons GCCAGCCATGTGATTGTCTCCCTCCCCTGCGGGCAGCTGCTGAGCAGCTTCGGCAGAAGGATCTGAGGATTTCTGAGCTGCAAGCTGATCTCCGtcgcccacccccagcccctgcccagccccctgAACCTGAGGCCCTGCCTACTATCTATGTCATTACCCCCACCTACGCCAG GCTGGTGCAGAAGGCAGAACTGGTGAGGCTGTCCCAGACCCTGAGCCTGGTTCCCCGGCTGCACTGGTTGTTGGTGGAGGACTCCGATGGCCCTACCCCACTGGTTTCGGGGCTGCTGTCTGCCTCTGGCCTCCTCTTCACACACCTGGCTGTCCTTACCCCCAAGGCCCAGCGGCTTCGGGAAGGCGAGCCAGGCTGGGTTCGCCCCCGTGGTGTAGAGCAGCGGAACAAGGCCCTGGAGTGGCTTCGGGGCAGAGGGGGCGCCGTGGGGGGGGAGAAGGACCCACCGCCACCAGGGACCCAGGGAGTCGTGTACTTTGCTGATGATGACAACACCTATAGCCGGGAGCTCTTTGAGGAG ATGCGCTGGACTCGTGGTGTCTCAGTGTGGCCCGTGGGGCTGGTGGGCGGTCTGCGATTCGAGGGCCCTCGGGTACAGGACGGCCGGGTTGTGGGCTTCCACACAGCATGGGAGCCCAACAGGCCCTTCCCCGTGGATATGGCGGGATTTGCTGTTGCTCTGCCCTTGCTGTTGGCTAAGCCCAGTGCCCAGTTTGATGCTACTGCTCCCCGAGGACACCTGGAGAGCAGTCTTCTGAGCCATCTAGTGGATCCCAAGGACTTAGAGCCACGGGCTGCCAATTGCACTCGG GTACTGGTGTGGCATACACGGACAGAGAAACCCAAGAtgaagcaggaggagcagctaCAGCGGCAGGGCCGGGGCTCAGACCCTGCCATTGAGGTGTAA
- the Rom1 gene encoding rod outer segment membrane protein 1 has translation MAPVLPLGLPLQSRIRLAQGLWLLSRLLALAGGLTLLCSSHLLVQLQYLGTFLAPSCPFSALPQVALVAGAVALGTGLGGAGASRASLDAARYPPWRGVLGRLLAAGTVGGGGLLVFALGLALGLPMSLDEGLEEGLGTALTRYKDTEVPGHCHAKLLMDELQLRHHCCGRHGYKDWFGVQWVSNRYLDPSDQDVVNRIQSNVEGLYLTDGVPFSCCNPHSPRPCLQSQLSDPYAHPLFDPRQPNLNLWAQGCHQVLLGHLQSLASTLGSMLAVTFLLQALVLLSLRYLQTALEGLGGVIDAEEETQGYLFPGGLKTAWLQGGVAHRAAPEKTPPEEVPPKELG, from the exons ATGGCGCCGGTGTTGCCCCTGGGGCTGCCCCTCCAGTCCCGCATACGACTGGCTCAAGGGCTCTGGCTCCTCTCCAGGTTGTTGGCACTGGCCGGTGGCCTCACCCTCCTCTGTAGCAGCCACCTCCTTGTCCAGCTGCAGTACCTTGGAACCTTCCTGGCTCCCTCCTGCCCATTCTCTGCCTTGCCCCAGGTTGCCCTGGTAGCGGGTGCAGTGGCTCTGGGCACAGGACTGGGGGGTGCAGGAGCCAGCAGGGCAAGTCTGGACGCAGCTCGATACCCTCCCTGGCGAGGGGTCCTGGGCCGGTTGCTGGCGGCTGGCACTGTTGGAGGCGGGGGACTCCTGGTCTTTGCCCTGGGGCTAGCTCTGGGTTTGCCTATGAGTCTGGAtgaggggctggaggagggtCTGGGGACTGCCTTGACTCGCTACAAGGACACAGAGGTACCTGGGCACTGTCATGCCAAGCTGCTGATGGATGAACTGCAGCTGAGGCACCACTGCTGCGGGCGCCATGGCTACAAGGATTGGTTTGGAGTCCAGTGGGTTAGCAACCGTTACCTGGACCCCAGTGACCAGGACGTGGTTAA CCGAATCCAGAGTAATGTGGAAGGCCTGTACCTGACAGATGGGGTTCCCTTTTCCTGCTGCAACCCCCACTCCCCCCGGCCTTGCCTGCAAAGCCAACTCTCAGACCCCTATGCCCACCCTCTCTTCGATCCCCGACAGCCCAACCTAAACCTCTGGGCCCAAGGGTGTCACCAGGTGTTGCTGGGCCACCTGCAGAGCTTGGCAAGCACACTGGGAAGCATGCTGGCTGTCACCTTCTTGCTGCAG GCTCTGGTGCTCCTCAGCCTGCGGTACCTGCAGACAGCGCTGGAGGGGCTTGGAGGGGTCATCGATGCAGAAGAAGAGACCCAGGGCTATCTGTTTCCTGGTGGGCTGAAAACAGCATGGCTACAGGGAGGGGTTGCCCACAGAGCAGCGCCTGAGAAAACCCCACCAGAAGAAGTACCTCCCAAGGAGTTGGGATAG